CCATGTGTTGTCTTGTGGCTTCCTTGTCCTTTTGTGATATAGAGAAAATCCCTGCCTGCTTGGAATGTGGCATCTACAGTAGCTGCTACAGGCTAACCTGGCAAAACCAGCATATTTCTAGCAGTGAAAGATATTATTATCCTGATTTTCTTTGTCTGGTTTAGATATTTCCAAGCACATATTTTCTCCACAGACAAGGTCTAAAATGATACTGAGCTATGTCTCGTTCCTTCTCCCCTGCTATCACCATCAGGGTCTCCAGTTTACATGTCCTGGTATATTTGGATACTGCAGGATCTGTAATAGGTTGCCAGtggtaagaaaataaataatgaagataattacagaatcacagaattgttagggttggaaggaacctctggagatcatctggtccaacccccCCTCCAAGGCAGGGTCACTTGGAGCAGGTTACACAGGAATGTGTCCAGGTGGGTGTGGAATGTTTCCAGAGGGAAGACTCCatgaaaattggaaaaaagtCTTGTAGAAATATAAGCAGTCTCTGTTTAATGAGCAGaggatttcttttccagtgctgGTCCTTGATGTTGTCTGTAATAAATGAGTTAAACTGCATACAGCCTGTTCTGTGAGGCTCGTGTTCAAGCACAGGCTAATCTCTCCAAGGAATGTAAGCGTCTTGCCTGGAAACAACTGAGACTTGGATTTGAAGCTacttaaagaattttttaatgctttttactAGCCTGAAGAGTAAACATCAGCTTGCACAATTAGCAGTGGTAACTTGCATTGCATTTGGCTTTGTGTTCACCATGTTCTTGGTGAAGAAGCTGCTTGAAGGTGGCAGAGGGTTATGAGTTGTGGTCTCTGCTGCTGTAGGCACTTAGGTTTCGTTTCCTCAGAAACCAGGCAGGAAGGGGAGGTTGAAAAATGCTGCCCTGGTGCAAGAGGCAGATCTGCACAGCTGGGTTAGTGTGCCCTGCTAACCACAGAGGGCTGTGTGACAGCAACAACCTGAGCACACCACGACACAGCAAGATTGATCACTTGGATTCTGTTCAGGAGTTAATTTTCCTGTGGCTTGGTGCTTCGTTGACTGTAGCTACCTACGAGGGTAGAGTGTTCCCTCTGGCTGTGGGTTTTCCTGTGCCTCTGTGTAACTCTGAAAACAGTAAATTTTTAACGTACAAGCTGACTCTGGAGAGAGGTTGTGGAAGAGATTGCAGGCAGGGTAGCCCTCAGAGAAGGATCCTATAGCCCAAGAAACAGAGAATGCTctaaaaacatgtttaaaaaaaccatgATGGCTATTTATTAGGATCTGTAAAAATGTGAGCATTTAGAGCACTAACTCTGCTTTTTCATCTGCTGCCATAAAAAAGCCATGGCCTGAGGTGTAGCTGGATATATTTGCCACAGACTGTGTTTGTAGGTGTATTATGGGAGTAGGAGAATACCCTTGATTTGCCCAGCCttttaaaactgcagctgtAGGGTCTTTTGTGAAATGAACAAATTGGCTTAATTTCAGGAAATTACCAATTGTGTAGAGACTGGCCTTTTGACAAAATCCTTGTATTCAAAGCCTTTGATACCATTCATTTTTGATGTGATACACCTCTGTTTTTATTAGCATGATCTCTGGCTCTCAGTTCCACTGAGAGGTAAAAAAACCTCCTTAAAAacccccttttttatttttagggtgTGAAAGGCACTAGATTGTGACTCTTTTGGTGAAGGTCTCATTAATAATCAATGCCATTTAAAAGAAGCAGTGGTTGGCCAGATGTGACCTCTGCTGCAGTGGTTTGTTCCTGTTTGTACAGTGTTGGATTTTCCTTGATGATCCTTGTTGTGCTGGGTGACTAATATTCCAGAAGAGAAAGGGGTATGTATGTGGGGCAGGATGTCACTTCACAGTAGTACAGGATAATTAATTTATGTAATGCAGACTTTGCTCCTGCCTGAGCACAGTATTTTGAAGTTTTATATATTTGATGATACATGAGTAATGTGGGTAAAGAAAAAGGTGTGTTTCCTATAAAAGCTGGGTTATAAGGCAGGCAAAGCAGGTGGGTGTAACCTAGTCCAAACTTCCTTTTACTGCAGTTCCAGTGTGTTTGGCAAGTCATACACCAGATTTCAatttgccaggaaaaaaatactttaactCTTTGGCCAAGTTAGTTTCTAATAGTTGTTTAAATCTGCTTCTAGAATTGGTATGATACTGGCAGTAGCAAATTCATAATATTGCAGTTTTTGtggggaaattttttttgtagcacttaattggttttttgttttgtttggcttttttttttttcagctaaactTGTTCTGCTAATTCATTTAACCATCTAAGAAAAACCCTTCCCATTGCCAAATTTGAATTTGGGTGTGGGGGTAACATCCTGTGTCCTTGAAGTGGGTGGTAGGAAGGGAACTGACTCATGTTGTTCGCCTTAAATATCTGTAATCATTCTACATTCTCTTTTTGCCACTGaaggaacattttaaatttatttaccACCTGCAGAAGCAAATGCCTTTAATTCTGTTTAAGGACAGTTTGTATGCTGAGGGTCCAGTGGACTGAAAATTATCTGGGGACCTGCCTGAAGCTGCAGTGTTAATTCTTGCACTGCTGATGAAAGACTTCAGTCCCTCGGAATGCAGCCATGACTTTTCCCCTTGTTATGTGCATATTTTAATGCATCAGTTACTTATAGCAATTACTCTCTGTTTTCTACAAAGTGTACAATAATAGATTTCCTGGCAAACTTCActggaaaattgtatttttagtaTGTATTACAAAGGGATTTGTATACATAGACGTATTTAGTACAAGTGCACTCTTTAAGGACCAAGAAAAGATGCTTGTATACATACTCCATAATAACCTGTTGGATCATGGTGTTGGGTGTTTGAGTAAGACCACAAACTCCAGGAAGTTCCCTCCCTGCCACTTTCTCATAAAGGCTGCTTAAGAACACGTTGTGCCAaacatgttattttttaaaaatggagaattttaaaaatataatgtaaatataatattaaaaatagtagTTGCCTTAATTCCAGTAGGTCTTTGTGTATAAAACTGAAGTTTATTATTCTGGGCTTAAAGTAATCCACATCAGATTCCTATTTGCACAAACAGCTAAAGGCTCCATTCAGCACATATTTAGCAAACTTCTTCCTGTAAGATTcttgccttctctttttctataGCACTCATTGCTTCCCATGGCATTATTGCTGTTTTAGCTCGTTTCTCACGCCggagctgtgctcagctgtgggctctgggggatgcagctcagggctgtttATACTGCAGGTAAACAAAGGGCTTGTTTTGCTGGGGCTCCCGCTGCAAACTCTCCTTTTGGGACTACCCAGAAAGAATTATGGAAAGTAGTGCTGAGCTTTAGGGGTCTTCATTTAATCTGTGTCCCTGCTAGAGCAGTTTGCAGTTAATGATGGCttgagctggtgctgctctgagggGGTTAGTCAAAATAAAGTGAAACCCTTTTCACGACATTAAGGGACTGTAAAGGGCAGAACCCCAGGAGAGACCCTCTGAAGTGCTAATTGAGTTAACATTTGTTTGAAACACCAGGCAACACAATTCCAATCCTGCATTGCAGAGCTGGTAAAATGACTTTGCAGTTTCTCAAACTTGCCAGTCTCATGAAACAACCAAGATTTTGCAAAATTGAAACCATGCTGCTCAGTCTGAGTCTTAGGCTGCCTGTTGCCTACCACAAGGATCACTTGGAAACTTCCTGATCATGTAGAGATCCTGTTCTGGGGAGGTGGCCAAGGCTGCACCAGCAATTACTGTGATTGCACCTGGACTAGGAGGCTTAACTCTGGTGTGTATTCTGATTGTCTGCTCGTGCTgaagctcctggctgtgctaAATTAGGCTGGTCCCTCTTGCAAGTGTTAAAACCAGGCTAATGTTTTCCTGTGAGTTTACTTGCTGAGTaatagtaaattattttcatttaatctcTAGGAAAGTGGTTCTTATGCTTTGAATTTTTATGCTTAAACATTAAACTAAGGATGTGTGTTGCTAGTAAAGTCGTAAAAACTAATCCCTCTGAAAGCTCTTGGGAATTCGtattgctcttaaaaaaaaaagcattattttcctGCTAAACTTCACAGAGAGTGTGTGGCATTGTATGGCTGTGACTAAAATGTTAGTTAGGCATCTCTCTCTGGGGACTTGTTTGGGCATGCCCTACACCTGAGTCAGGGCAAACGTGGGTATTTACCATTCCATCACATTTCTGGGAACTGGGTCCTTTTTGGGAGCAGTAAGGAATGACATGCATAtattcaattatttattttacttttaggAATGGCCTAAATGATCTTTTGAAGTCTTTCCAGACCACCCCGTGTTACAGCCATAACTGACTGTTtgtaaatgtttgttttgaagAGAGCCTTGCCAATGTGTTTCTCGAAGCATGGAACAAATCTTGGAATAGATTAAAACTTGCACAATAAAAAGGCTGCTTAAACTAATTTTCATTACTAGGTGGTCTCATTGTcaatttggatatttttttctgttttaagacaAAATTTTTAGTGTGTCCTACTCTCATGAAGGCATAGATATGTGAAAACTTCCTTTGTATAAGTTTACAAAATGTCACTGACTTAAGTGATTCAAACTCTTCttaagagtttaaaaaattgCTGGAATCAAAAGTTTGATatttgaaaatgctttaaataaactatgttttttcccatttgacTGTTCAAGATGGAGATCTCCAACATGAATAACTGCCTTGAGAATTAACTTCTACAAATAGTATTATTTAGATCCTTGATTCTCACATTTTAATATGTCCATTGCAACTCATTCAGTCCTGAAAGGGGTAAAATAGGCAAGTAACTCCCTTTATGTGAGCTGACAGATATACTGAATAATTAGACAGCTTTAGAGGTGAGTCTGAGAGACATTCTCATTACACACACACTTCAGTGCTTTCCAAAGGTGAGAGCATTGGGGTAAAAGTGGAGGTAGGGCAAGGCAGGAGAGGGGTGGTGATGGCAGGATGTTATCTCTCCATTTTTACTAAATGGAATAAATTTCTCCATATTTGCTTTTCTATACATTTTATGAGAAGTTGCAATTCGTCATTGCTGCAGCAAACTGCTGTtaggtttgattttgttttttatgaaaTCGTTGGCaaaagtttgcttttctgtggGGAGAAAGAAGCAGGAAATGTCAGTGAATGAGCTCAAGCTGTTTATAACTCTGTGTGCTTTATTTAGACTATGGTATATATAATGTGGGAGTCTGGAAACCTGAATTGTGACTGACgccagcagagcactgagctgctgctgtggccaccCTGATTTCTGCACTCTGACGTTTGTTTGCAGAATGCAGGGGTCAGGTGtacttttggttttggttggcttttgctttctcatGGTTAACCATTCAGGGGAGGAATCTGTAAGCAGCAATCCCTCACGtgtgttctttttcatttatgtaCAATGCTAACAGTAATTATCATTTAATATgaatatggttttttttccaaatattttaggGCCCTTTAGGCAGATTCATCAGGTGAAAGCAATCAAATTAAGCAATTTTTGTCTAAGAAGGGAGTTAGCACACTGCAAGGGAGTCTTTATACAGTGCCTGGAATATCTTGTCTCCTGAAGGTTAGAAGGTTCACTGAGTGATGTGTGTTGAGCACCATTCTGACTTCACTTGACCATCATCCATTAgtggcagctctcctgcaccTTTTTCAGTACTGGGATATCACCTAAATGCTCAAGAAGTTTTGAAACCAGTACTCCTTGGGCAGTAAAAAAGACATTATTACAGTAAGGTAGTGACTGACCATGCAGAAATTCCAAAAGAGCACTGCTAGTTTTGGTTGTCAATAAAAATACTTaggaaaaaacttctttttgaaGAACCCCAGTGTTGAAATAGAGTGTTGATGACATGAATTACAAGTTCACAGCACTTActgttttttctgtaaatatctCCCTTCTTTGTGCTGTTCTAAGACATTAGCCTGCATGAGCCCAAGCACTGGCAGGAAAATTATCTGCTGGAATGTAGGTGATAGAAATGCCTGCCAGTAATCAGTTGTTGCACTCCTTAAAGAACTGTGAGAAGAGCTGACTCCTCTCTGTTATTTGACTTGCTGGGTTGTCTCTGAAAGGTTATAATTTTGGTCTGCAGTGATCAGACAGTGTTTCAGTGGGTAGGAGTGGATCACAGTGTTtgtacacacaaacacagaactCTAACCTGTACACCTGACACACCTGCACTTCAAACATGTGCCTCCGTTTAACTCTTCAGAAGATGGGTGCAGAATGTCCTTGTGTCATGGTTATGTCATTTTGCCAAGGACACAAGTGATCCAAATGCACAGGGTGTCTCTAACAGCTTGGTGAAGATGAGGACGTGGTGTGTTGGCTTTTtagctttgcttttgttgtgtTCCTTATTAGAGCTAGCAAATAGGAGATACCTGCTTCATTGAGcagaaaactttattaaaaacaaacaaatggagCCCATGGTCAGTGGTTTTATCTCTTGAAGGCCCTCAGCTTGGCTGCAGATGGGCTTgtgctgttttctctcctcgtatcagaaattaatttagttgTGAAAGATAAGGGGGCTGTACCAGTTTCCTGCTGTGCTCGGTAATTTACGATGAGTAAATATTTCTCCACTTTATCTCAATTTTTCTGGTATGTTTGATTCTGCCCAACCTTTGCTAAAGCTCTAAGAAGTTCATTGTCTGTATAAGTGAAGAATTTTAGTTGCCTTTGTCAGCCCTAATCTCTTTCTTTGACacaagaatttctttccttagCATAgttcattacaaaaaaaaggcatttttcctttactggggaaaaaaacccaaggaagaACCTAGAAGACTTCTTTACTTTGTCtcagctgctgttgctggagAATAGCTGTGTATAATGGAAGTAATGTTAGCTTCCCTAGTGAGAGAGCTCTTTCAGGGCTGGTCCAGAAGTggaaacaagagaaaagaaaaagctcttggCTGCTCCACAGGCATCAGAAATTGCAGTTGACATTTCTTGTCCTGCAGTTTTTGAAGGGTCTGTAGTTTGTCACAGGTGTTCTTGCTGTTTCTTGAGAACATTGGAATCAGGATATCAGGATCATAATTCAATGTACGAATCCATTGAGTgcagttttctctctttccttctcctgaaatcacatttgtattttgctttttacacCAGGCTTgaaagaaatgggattttttggatGGTGATGAGCTGGCTGTGAGCTTACTGTGCTGAAATGAAGATAATGCTCATGAGGATGAGAGGGCACTTAAAAGCTGTGTGCTTAGGGAGTGTATGTTGAGGTCAGCATCTCAAAAATGTTCTGTGCAAATAAATGGGGCAAAACATGCACGTGTCCCTCAACACGTTATTTTCACCTTTATATCCTGTGGTTGTGTTGCAGTAATCCATTTATTCAGTGTCTCTGACACGGTTCCTGTGGcttcaggaggctgcagcagttcCTGCTTCCTGTATCCCATTCAGTACTTCATGGTTGTATCCCTAGTGCTGTGTTTAGTGCTTCACAAAATGAGTGCTCAAGTCAGATACAGTTACAGTTTCATAAAGTCGTTGTTTTGAAAGAGATTCAACTCAAGCTTTTTCTTCTAGCTTTTgcagaaacagaataaaattgaTGCAACCTCTCTTATTGTGaaagaatgcattttaaattgaGCCTTTTTGATTTGTCAGTACTCAGCTTACTAAGGGTTAAGCTGCTTTAGAAGACACTGAGGTGAGGTCTTTTAAATTTGGGCTAGAGGTAAAGCATTTTGCAATTCTTTTTGTCAGTGATTTAACCTTCCAGTGTCACTAATATTCAAATGCAATTGTCACATTTGGTGGGTGTTTGGTAGCCAAGTGAAAATGGCTGGATGCTGAGGagatgtttttttgtttaaagctgTTAACAGGAAactgagcagggaaaaaaaccaaagagaacTCTGTAGCCAGAATCTCtaccaacaaacaaaaacaggaTGGATGTGAAAACGGCCCCTCTAGTCTTTATTTTAGagcttgtattttctttaaaactgacTTCCTGCAATTGTTCCCAAAACTGATGCATGGTGTGTTTTCTAAGAAATGAGAGTCCTGGAAACTTTGGCTTCCATGGTAGATGGGCTTTATTGATTTCAGACAGTAGGAAACAGATAATGTCATTTAGCACTTTAAAGGGAATTGCCACTGGCTTTGCTGTGATATCTTTTCTCCCCTGTGTGGTAAATAGAACTTGTAAAGCTTTGAGAGGTACCTGGTTTTGTCTACCTCCATCATTTGGTGCTCATCACAGAAGTCAAAGCTGTTGTAATCTCTGGTCTTCCCATAATAAATTTGGGAGTTTTAGGCAGTGTTTCTGTATCCCATAATGTAGCCTGGCATACTTGGTGTTGCAGAAAAGTCAGGATTTCAGTTCTTCCTAACTGTGTGAAACATGGATTCTAAAATACCTCTTTACAGAGGCCAAGGAACCTGCCAAGAATCTGTTCAGGACTGAGATTGTCTTGAGTTTGGGACTGGGAGGTTTtagggaatgtgggaagagcttgCTGTCACCCCAACAGGTGGGGCGCTTCATTGTGGGCTCGCTCTGAACCTGTGTGTTCACACCCAAACAACAACAAGTCACAGTCAGACTAAAATGAGAGGAACCAAAGACTCCTTGTCAGGGGTGGTTCAGCTTCCCCTGGCTTAGCAGACCTGACCTCCTGCAGAGGTCTGCCTTGCACAGTTGTTTCTTAGTGCAGTAAGTACTGAAAGATTGGAGGTAAAGCAATGTGTTTGCTGCAGGTTTGGTTAAGGAGTGACTCTTATTAATTCTGGTGGTCTCTGTCTTGCAGTTTTGGAACCCTTATTGCCATTGGAGTTACTGTTTTTGCAGTGATTGTCATTACTATTATTCTGTGCCTCACCTGTTCCTGTTGCTGTCTGTACAAAGCATGTCGAAGACCACGCCGTAAGTAGctctggatttatttatttattttctttttcacattgttgaagaggatttttttttttatccctccTGGAAAATTGTGTTCCTATAAGAGGTGAAAATACTCTGCTCAGAAGCTGCGATACctaaaaagaagcatttaagCAGTTTCAGAATGCAGAGTTGcagagagatgtttttgttattttaggacacaaaataaaacGATGTGGACAATAGAATTTCTAAAGTAAAGAGAgggaaatttaatttctgaccccaacatttatagatttcctaaagtgacagtggattggaggatgaCAGTGCTActtctccaatgacactggacaaactaAGTctatcaaatttctcctcctccataaaaaaataccaaaaacaaaacaataagtATTTACAAAAAATGCGTTAGGAAATTCGTTACAAGAATGTCAACATCAAAAAGCttaaaagaacttaaaaaaacaagACGACACGTTTTGGAATATTTCCTGAGCATTTAGAAGTTCTCTTCCATCCCACCATGTGGGGTGTCTGGGagttgttgggggtttttctttAGGGACCACCAGCACTAACCACgttccttttccttgctgtaGCTGTTGTGACCACCACTGCCACCACGACTGTGGTTCACTCTGCCTatccccagcagccagcagtgccacccaGCTACGCAGCAGCTCCGTATCAAGGCTACCAGCCCgtggctgtgcagccccagccgGGGATGCCGGTGGCTCCCTACCCTGCCCAGTACCCTCCCCCTTACCCCACGCAGCCGGTGGGACCCCCAGCTTATCATGAAACTGTGGCAGGTAAGGCAGCACCAAGTGCTTCTTCAGCC
This portion of the Motacilla alba alba isolate MOTALB_02 chromosome 12, Motacilla_alba_V1.0_pri, whole genome shotgun sequence genome encodes:
- the SHISA5 gene encoding protein shisa-5 isoform X1; this encodes MRKLASTNWISDSDIFQDPDLDFSSGPSFGTLIAIGVTVFAVIVITIILCLTCSCCCLYKACRRPRPVVTTTATTTVVHSAYPQQPAVPPSYAAAPYQGYQPVAVQPQPGMPVAPYPAQYPPPYPTQPVGPPAYHETVAAGAGAPYPTQPPYNPAYMDPQKPTY
- the SHISA5 gene encoding protein shisa-5 isoform X2, which produces MGFGTLIAIGVTVFAVIVITIILCLTCSCCCLYKACRRPRPVVTTTATTTVVHSAYPQQPAVPPSYAAAPYQGYQPVAVQPQPGMPVAPYPAQYPPPYPTQPVGPPAYHETVAAGAGAPYPTQPPYNPAYMDPQKPTY